The Ciconia boyciana chromosome 2, ASM3463844v1, whole genome shotgun sequence genome has a segment encoding these proteins:
- the CCR9 gene encoding C-C chemokine receptor type 9: MAVTSVVTHLGKTSLDYYRNDSVTLSLYGNLVNNTDFMCDKRQVRQFARAFLPVFFWLIFCVGTVGNALVVLVYCKYPFRRSMMHRYLLHLAIADLLLLFTLPFWAKAASDGWIFKNFMCKVVNSMYKINLYGCSLFLTCISFDRYITIVQATKAKTSKQRRLLRSKLMCLAVWLMSVSLCIPEIMYSQSTQVGDVTVCKITYPPNVSMIFRVTVLTLKITIGFFLPLLVMVICYALIIKTLLQAKRSQKQKSLKIITMIITAFLLSQFPYNIVLLIKAINTYTRVAYSCQAADQLDIGLQVTQTIAFLHSCLNPFLYVFAGERFRMALGRMMQSSGCCRSGDQEQCSSACDSQEHSSNRSFAMLGRRQVRSSLTLSTHLTSSGMPPPCQVLL; encoded by the exons ATGGCAGTTACAAGCGTA GTCACCCACCTTGGCAAGACCAGCCTGGATTACTACAGGAATGACAGCGTGACGCTGTCCCTGTATGGAAATCTGGTGAACAACACAGACTTCATGTGCGACAAGAGGCAGGTCAGGCAGTTCGCTCGAGCCTTCCTGCCGGTGTTTTTCTGGCTCATCTTCTGTGTGGGCACGGTGGGAAATGCCTTGGTTGTGCTCGTCTATTGCAAATACCCCTTCAGGAGGAGCATGATGCATCGGTACCTGCTGCACCTGGCCATTGCGgacctgctcctcctcttcacCCTCCCCTTCTGGGCCAAGGCTGCCTCTGATGGCTGGATCTTCAAGAACTTCATGTGCAAAGTCGTCAACAGTATGTACAAGATAAACTTATATGGCTGCAGCTTGTTTCTAACCTGCATCAGCTTTGACAGGTACATCACTATTGTCCAGGCGACGAAAGCTAAAACTTCTAAGCAAAGACGGCTCCTGCGCAGCAAACTCATGTGCTTGGCTGTCTGGCTGATGTCCGTGAGCCTGTGCATCCCAGAAATCATGTACAGCCAAAGCACACAGGTGGGTGATGTAACAGTTTGCAAAATTACGTACCCGCCAAATGTCAGCATGATCTTCAGAGTCACTGTCCTGACCTTGAAAATCACAATCGGATTCTTCCTCCCGCTCCTTGTCATGGTTATTTGTTATGCCCTTATCATCAAGACCCTCCTGCAAGCCAAAAGATCCCAAAAGCAGAAGTCGCTCAAGATCATCACCATGATCATCACcgctttcctcctctctcagTTCCCATACAATATTGTTTTGCTGATCAAAGCCATCAACACCTACACCAGGGTGGCGTACAGCTGTCAGGCTGCTGACCAGCTGGACATTGGGCTGCAGGTCACCCAGACCATCGCCTTCCTCCACAGCTGCCTCAACCCATTCCTCTACGTCTTTGCTGGGGAGCGGTTCAGGATGGCGCTGGGCAGGATGATGCAGAGCAGTGGCTGCTGCCGGAGCGGGGACCAAGAGCAGTGCTCCTCCGCCTGTGACAGCCAGGAGCACAGCTCAAACCGGTCCTTTGCCATGCTGGGCAGGCGGCAGGTGAGAAGCTCGCTGACCCTCAGCACCCACTTGACCTCCTCCGGTATGCCCCCACCTTGCCAAGTCCTCTTGTGA